In the genome of bacterium, the window CCAATCCCGCCGCGGTCGCGATGCCGGACGGCGAGCCGATCCCGGCCGGGTTCGCCTACGTGCCCGCCGGGTTGGACACGCTGGGCAGCCCCGCCGATGAGCCGGGCCACGAGGCGGACGAGGCCCTCCACGTCGTCACCCTGACGCGGGCCCTGTTCGTGGCGATGCACGAGGTGACGCAGGGCGAGTACGAGGCGCTGGTCGGCGGCTACCCGAGCGACTTCATCGGCGACGACCGGCCCGTGGAACAGGTCGACTGGTTCGACGCCGTGGCCTACTGCAACGCGCTGTCGCTCGCCGAGGGGCTGGCCCCGGCCTACGACATCGCCGGCGAGACGGTCGCCTGGGACCGCGATGCCGACGGCTACCGCCTGCCGACCGAAGCGGAGTGGGAGTTCGCCTGCCGCGCCGGCACCGTCACGGCCTACTGCAACGGATCGGCCGCCGCGCGGGGCTGCGTGGACGACGGGGTGCTGTCGCTGGTCGGGGTTTTCTGCGTCACCGACGTCGCCGACGACAACCTCGCCAGCGGCGATCCCGACGGCCCCGACGGACCCGCCGAGGTGGGTGGGCTCCTGGCCAACGAGTGGGGGCTGTTCGACATGCACGGCAACGTCTACGAGTGGTGCTGGGACTGGTTCGGCGACGGGACCG includes:
- a CDS encoding formylglycine-generating enzyme family protein, translating into NPAAVAMPDGEPIPAGFAYVPAGLDTLGSPADEPGHEADEALHVVTLTRALFVAMHEVTQGEYEALVGGYPSDFIGDDRPVEQVDWFDAVAYCNALSLAEGLAPAYDIAGETVAWDRDADGYRLPTEAEWEFACRAGTVTAYCNGSAAARGCVDDGVLSLVGVFCVTDVADDNLASGDPDGPDGPAEVGGLLANEWGLFDMHGNVYEWCWDWFGDGTADGSVDPAGPESGTLRVIRGGCWTSPLEACRSAARSAADPTMSNSGVGLRVVRWADPAAR